A portion of the Salmo trutta chromosome 1, fSalTru1.1, whole genome shotgun sequence genome contains these proteins:
- the LOC115198468 gene encoding integrator complex subunit 1 isoform X1 has product MMNRPKPTTIRRPSAAKPSGHPPPGDFIALGSKCGGESKAPAVLLKPASTLPADRKRETSSSLPSSSGLSGLVKRPKISSTPPVSALGRLADVAAVDKRAISPSIKEPSVVPIEVPPAVLLDEIENAEQDGNDDRIEGVLCGAVKQLKMNRAKPDITLYLSLMFLAKIKPNLFATEGIIEALCSLLRRDASINFKAKGNSLVSVLACNLLMAAYEEDENWPEIFVKVYIEDSLGERIWVDSSHCKNFVDNIQTAFSTKMPPKSMLLQLQTDTGRSGGDISAGSSPHPSTPDEDDSQTELLIAEEKLSPEDDGQVMPRYEELSESVEDYVLDVLKDQLNRRQPMDNVSRNLLRLLTATCGYKEVRLMAVQRLEMWLQNPKLTRPAQDLLMSLCMNCNSHGADDMEVISNLIKIRLKPKVILNHYMLCVRELLNAHKDNLGTMVKLVIFNELSNARNPNNMQVLHTLLQHSPEQAPKFLAMVFQDLLTNKDDYLRASRALLREIIKQTKHEINFQSFCLGLMQERKEATYVDMEFKERFVIQVTDLLTCSMMLGITAQVKEAGVAWDKGEKKNLDGLRSFQNNIAAIQRDAVWWLHTVVPTIAKVPSKDYIHCLHKVLFTEQPETYYKWDNWPPESDRNFFLRLCSEVPLLEDTLMRILVIGLSRDLPLGPADAMELADHLVKRAAGVQSDGTTSATAMDLDVLRVERIQLIDAVLNLCTYHHPENIQLPAGYTPPNLAIATLYWKAWLLLLVVAAFNPQQIGLAAWDGYPTLKMLMEMVMTNNYSYPPCTVADEETKTEMINRELQVSQREKQEILAFESHLAAASTKQTITESNSLLLSQLTSLDPQGPPRKPPPAVQEQVKSLNQSLRLGHLLCRSRNPDFLLNIIQRQASSQSMPWLADLVQSSEGSLDVLPVQCLCEFLLHDAADDNLPIEDDEEGESKEQRAKKRQRQQKQRQLLGRLQDLLLGPKADEQTTCEVLDYFLRRLSSSQVASRVLAMKGLSLVLTEGGLKDGEERDQPMEEDSRDAELLPGYQWLLQDLPKLPLFDSVRGMTSTALQQAIHMETDPQTISAYLIYLSQHAPVEEQASHNDLALDVARLIVERSTIMNSLFSKYSCWPESDAVLSALISIFSSYIRRMRKTKEGEDLYSWSESQDQVFLRWTTGETATMHILVVHAMVILLTLGPPKEESDFFNLLDIWFPDKKPLPTAFLVDTSEEALLLPDWLKLRMIRSEVARLVDAALQDLEPQQLLLFVQSFGIPVSSMSKLLQYLDQAVSHDSQTLEQNIMDKNYMAHLVEVQHERGATGGHTFHGLLSSSLPPRRDSTEVNRAKVTVETPSGSLKMRANQIPVIGPEDDLTGMLLQMFPLKVDLRRPSPPPRPLSLALQQALAQELVRARHGGHPQQGGVAVRLLQALATLLSSAHAGALVMAMNRSHALSCPMLRQLHLYQRLVSQDVAFSSLFFKAVMEMMTWLENPAVEAGPLRALLKSFAGQYSQKHRLTDVRTGFLHLAEALAYRRDSEVAVRAIIATLKAGERCNAEPELIGKVLQGLVEGKSPYLEELLALLMTIGTETGTGSTTAGPVAMVIALLLQETEEQAVKMEVDANNSSSEVTKTGSSSGLLVDWLGLLDPEVTSVCPDLQRKLLFALNKGKGTPSYRPYLLALLTHQSNWTTLHQCISALLSKQQDQRVLCMLFSRLDPSSALDFLWACSHIPRIWQGRDQKTPQKQTDTFVLRLNPEELISLVDLIMSESELNSRGDSSPPANAPGNAKSTLDHTSCSLIQSRLPLLHSCCHGDLERVKKVSEYLINCTKKWEDSVMSKRCQNLLLQLYLHFPEVIQHVTLPDATLSSEGAADGTTCKHDVLVHRLVTLLGDTGDTKSAENRMSDANLACRKLAVSHPVLLLRHLPMIGALLHGRIHLNFQEFRSQNHLTFFSNVLAILELLQPLVFHGEHQRALQDCLLSFMKILQNLRRPRMHPLAVFSKYVQFIQKYITHDAATAIPYLQKHSDILQGLSSEHPDLLLKSLLAGLTLPVKTGSSDSSAEDRDDECSSGSLPLVSISASVPLTAADMTKYLKKISRGEAIEDVLEVLTEVEDKSKRNPEIIQYFTNDLRRLMSSTEDLCRNMAFSLALRCIQNSPCTAADFLPTFMYCMGSGNFDVVQTALRNLPEYVLLCQEHADILLHKAFLVGIYGQIDTSSMISESMKVLHMEATT; this is encoded by the exons ATGATGAATCGTCCCAAGCCTACAACGATTAGGCGGCCTAGTGCTGCGAAACCCTCCG GTCACCCTCCTCCTGGAGATTTCATAGCACTGGGCTCAAAGTGTGGCGGAGAGTCCAAAGCACCTGCAGTTCTCCTTAAGCCAGCGTCCACCTTACCCGCTGACCGTAAACGAGAGACTTCCTCGTcacttccatcctcctctggcctGTCCGGCCTCGTGAAGCGCCCCAAgatctcctctacccctcctgtCAGTGCCCTAGGACGACTGGCTGATGTGGCAGCAGTGGACAAAAGGGCTATATCGCCTTCGATCAAGGAGCCCTCAGTGGTGCCCATAGAAG TCCCCCCAGCAGTGCTCCTGGATGAGATTGAGAATGCAGAGCAGGATGGAAATGATGATCGCATTGAAGGGGTGCTCTGTGGAGCTGTCAAACAGCTGAAGATGAACCGGGCCAAACCTGACATAACACTATACCTCAGCCTCATGTTCCTGGCCAAGATTAAGCCCAATCTCTTTGCCACTGAAGGCATTATTGAG GCCTTGTGCAGTCTCCTTCGCCGGGATGCCTCCATCAACTTCAAAGCAAAGGGCAACAGTCTGGTGTCTGTGCTAGCCTGCAACCTGCTGATGGCAGCCTATGAGGAGGATGAGAACTGGCCAGAGATCTTTGTCAAA GTGTACATTGAGGACTCTTTGGGGGAGCGAATTTGGGTAGACAGTTCCCATTGTAAGAATTTTGTGGACAATATCCAGACTGCCTTCAGTACCAAAATGCCCCCAAAGAGTATGCTGCTGCAGTTGCAGACTGACACTGGCCGCTCCGGTGGAGATATCAGTGCAG GGAGCAgtcctcacccctccaccccagaTGAGGATGACAGCCAGACCGAATTGCTGATTGCTGAGGAGAAACTTAGCCCTGAAGATGATGGACAAGTTATGCCAAG GTACGAGGAGCTGTCTGAGAGTGTGGAGGACTATGTTCTAGATGTCCTGAAGGACCAGTTGAACCGCAGGCAGCCCATGGACAATGTGTCCCGTAACCTGCTGCGTCTGCTCACTGCTACCTGTGGCTACAAGGAGGTGCGGCTTATGGCTGTGCAGAGGCTAGAGATGTGGCTGCAGAATccaaag CTGACCCGTCCAGCTCAGGACCTTCTCATGTCTCTCTGTATGAACTGCAACTCCCATGGAGCGGATGACATGGAGGTGATCTCCAACCTTATCAAGATCCGTCTGAAACCTAAAGTCATCCTCAATCACTACATGCTCTGTGTCAG GGAGCTACTGAATGCACACAAAGACAACCTGGGAACTATGGTGAAGCTGGTGATCTTCAACGAGCTGTCCAATGCCAGGAACCCCAACAACATGCAAGTCCTTCACACACTGCTCCAGCACAGCCCAGAGCAGGCCCCTAAG TTCCTGGCCATGGTGTTCCAGGACCTGCTGACCAATAAGGATGATTACCTGCGTGCCTCTCGAGCCTTGCTGAGAGAGATCATCAAACAGACCAAGCACGAGATCAACTTCCAGTCCTTCTGCCTGGGTCTGATGCAGGAAAGGAAGGAGGCCACCTACGTCGACATGGAGTTCAAA GAACGCTTTGTGATCCAGGTGACAGACCTGCTCACGTGCTCCATGATGCTGGGCATCACAGCTCAGGTCAAGGAGGCTGGCGTTGCATGGGacaaaggagagaagaaga ATCTGGATGGTCTGAGATCCTTTCAGAATAATATCGCTGCCATTCAGAGGGATGCTGTGTGGTGGCTTCACACTGTTGTTCCCACTATTGCCAAAGTGCCATCCAAGGACTATATACACTG TCTTCACAAGGTGCTTTTCACGGAGCAACCAGAGACCTACTACAAGTGGGACAACTGGCCCCCTGAGAGCGACAGAAA TTTCTTCCTGCGGCTGTGCTCTGAAGTGCCTCTGCTGGAGGACACTCTGATGCGTATCCTGGTCATCGGACTGTCCCGTGACCTGCCTCTGGGCCCGGCCGACGCCATGGAGCTGGCGGACCACCTGGTGAAGAGGGCGGCCGGGGTCCAGTCCGATGGTACAACATCTGCAACAGCAATGG ATCTGGATGTGTTGAGAGTGGAGCGGATCCAGCTGATTGACGCAGTGCTGAACCTATGCACCTACCACCACCCAGAGAACATCCAGCTGCCTGCGGG CTATACTCCTCCGAACCTGGCGATAGCCACACTCTACTGGAAAGCGTGGCTCCTGCTACTTGTGGTGGCCGCTTTCAATCCACAGCAAATAG GCTTGGCTGCCTGGGACGGCTATCCCACACTGAAAATGCTCATGGAGATGGTTATGACAAA TAACTACTCCTACCCTCCATGCACGGTGGCCGATGAGGAGACCAAGACCGAGATGATCAACAGGGAGCTGCAGGTGTcccagagagagaagcaggagaTCCTGGCCTTCGAGAGCCACCTGGCGGCTGCCTCCACCAAGCAGACCATCACAGAGAGCAACAGCCTGCTGCTGTCCCAGCTCACCAGTCTGGACCCACA GGGCCCCCCTCGCAAACCCCCACCCGCAGTCCAGGAGCAGGTGAAGAGCCTTAACCAGTCCCTTCGCCTGGGTCACCTCCTCTGTCGCTCTCGCAACCCTGACTTCCTGCTCAACATCATCCAGAGACAG GCCTCCTCTCAGTCAATGCCCTGGCTGGCTGACCTGGTGCAGTCCAGTGAGGGGTCCTTGGATGTGCTGCCCGTGCAGTGCCTGTGTGAATTCCTGCTTCACGATGCTGCAGATGACAACTTGCCCATCGAGGATgatgaggaaggagagagcaaaGAGCAGAGAGCCAAGAAAAGACAA AGGCAACAAAAGCAGAGGCAGCTCCTTGGACGGCTGCAGGATCTGCTGTTGGGTCCTAAAGCTGACGAACAGACCACGTGTGAGGTGTTGGACTACTTCCTGCGCCGCCTCAGCTCTTCTCAAGTTGCATCAAGAGTCCTGGCTATGAAG GGTCTGTCTCTGGTGCTGACTGAGGGGGGTctgaaggatggagaggagagggaccaGCCCATGGAGGAGGACTCCAGAGATGCTGAGCTCCTGCCAGGGTACCAGTGGCTCCTGCAGGACCTCCCCAAGCTGCCCCTGTTCGACAGCGTCCGGGGCATGACCTCCACCGCTCTGCAGCAG GCCATCCACATGGAGACAGACCCACAGACCATCAGCGCCTACCTCATCTACCTGTCCCAGCATGCACCAGTGGAGGAGCAGGCGTCTCACAATGACCTCGCTCTG GATGTGGCCCGTCTGATTGTCGAGCGCTCCACCATCATGAACAGCCTGTTCTCCAAGTACTCCTGCTGGCCCGAGTCAGACGCTGTGCTCTCAGCCCTCATCTCCATCTTCTCCAGCTACAtcaggaggatgaggaagaccAAAGAGGGAGAGGACCTCTACAGCTGG TCAGAATCTCAGGACCAGGTGTTTCTGCGTTGGACCACAGGGGAGACGGCCACAATGCACATTCTGGTGGTCCATGCCATGGTCATTCTCCTGACGCTCGGACCACCCAAAG AGGAGAGTGACTTCTTCAACCTCCTGGACATCTGGTTCCCCGACAAGAAACCCCTCCCCACCGCCTTCCTGGTGGACACCTCCGAGGAGGCCCTGCTGCTACCTGATTGGTTGAAGCTGAGGATGATCCGGTCAGAGGTCGCACGATTGGTGGATGCAG CGCTGCAGGATCTGGAGCCCCAGCAGCTGCTGCTGTTTGTCCAGTCGTTTGGCATCCCCGTGTCCAGTATGAGTAAACTGCTGCAGTACCTGGACCAGGCCGTGTCCCACGACTCACAGACACTGGAACAGAACATCATGGACAAGA ACTACATGGCTCATCTGGTGGAGGTGCAGCATGAGCGCGGCGCCACAGGGGGGCACACTTTCCACGGGTTGCTcagctcctctcttcctcctcgcAGAG ATAGTACTGAGGTGAACAGAGCCAAAGTTACCGTGGAAACTCCTAGTGGCTCCTTGAAGATGAGAGCCAATCAGATCCCAGTGATTGGGCCTGAGGATGACCTCACCGGCATGTTGCTTCAG ATGTTCCCTCTGAAGGTGGACCTCCGCAGGCCCAGCCCCCCTCCCCGGCCCCTCTCCCTGGCCCTGCAGCAGGCTCTGGCTCAAGAGCTGGTGCGTGCCAGACACGGGGGGCACCCCCAGCAGGGTGGAGTGGCAGTGCGTCTCCTACAGGCCCTGGCTACCCTGCTCAGCTCTGCCCACGCCGGGGCCCTCGTCATGGCCATGAACCGCAGCCACGCCCTGTCCTGCCCCATGCTGCGCCAGCTGCACCTCTACCAG CGGCTGGTGTCGCAGGACGtggccttctcctctctcttcttcaagGCTGTCATGGAGATGATGACATGGTTGGAGAACCCGGCCGTGGAGGCGGGGCCGCTGCGGGCCCTGCTCAAGTCCTTTGCTGGACAGTATTCCCAGAAGCACCGGCTCACTGATG TTCGTACAGGCTTCCTCCACCTGGCTGAGGCCCTGGCTTATCGGAGGGACTCCGAGGTGGCCGTGAGGGCCATAATCGCCACACTGAAGGCAGGGGAGAGATGTAACGCAGAGCCGGAACTGATAGGCAAAG TGTTACAGGGGCTAGTGGAGGGGAAGTCTCCGTATTTGGAGGAACTGCTAGCCTTGCTAATGACTATTGGAACAGAGACGGGGACCGGCTCTACCACCGCAGGCCCTGTTGCCATGGTGATAGCGCTGCTTCTCCAGGAGACTGAAGAGCAAGCCGTGAAAATGGAGGTGGATGCAAACAA CAGCAGCTCTGAGGTGACAAAGACCGGGTCCAGCTCAGGGCTGCTTGTTGATTGGCTGGGACTTCTTGACCCTGAGGTCACATCTGTGTGTCCAGACCTTCAGCGGAAGCTGCTCTTTGCTCTCAACAAG GGTAAAGGAACTCCCTCCTACAGACCATACCTTCTGGCATTGCTGACCCATCAGTCCAACTGGACAACTCTTCATCAGTGCATCAGTGCTCTTCTCAGCAAGCAGCAAGACCAGCG GGTGTTGTGTATGCTGTTCTCCAGACTGGACCCATCTTCTGCTCTGGACTTCCTGTGGGCCTGCAGCCACATCCCTCGTATCTGGCAGGGCCGGGACCAGAAGACCCCACAG aAACAGACAGATACATTTGTCCTGCGGTTGAACCCGGAGGAGCTTATCAGTCTGGTGGACCTCATCATGTCAGAGTCTGAGCTCAACAGCCGCGGCGACTCCTCGCCCCCTGCCAACGCCCCCGGCAACGCCAAGAGCACCCTGGACCACACCTCCTGTTCCCTCATCCAGTCACGGCTGCCCCTGCTCCACAGCTGTTGCCATGGCGACCTGGAGAGAGTGAAGAAGGTCTCGGAATACCTCATCAACTGCACAAAGAAATGGGAAGACAG TGTGATGAGTAAGCGGTGCCAGAACCTCCTGCTCCAGCTCTACCTGCACTTCCCAGAGGTCATCCAGCACGTGACCTTACCTGACGCCACCCTGAGCAGCGAGGGGGCCGCCGACGGCACCACATGCAAG CACGACGTCCTGGTTCACCGTCTGGTCACGTTGCTAGGCGATACGGGAGACACAAAGTCGGCTGAGAACCGGATGTCAGACGCTAACCTGGCCTGCAGGAAGCTGGCTGTGTcccaccctgtcctcctcctcag ACACTTGCCGATGATCGGAGCGCTTCTCCACGGACGCATCCACCTCAACTTCCAGGAGTtccggagccagaaccacctgACATTCTTCAGCAACGTGCTGGCCATCCTGGAGCTGCTGCAGCCGTTGGTGTTCCACGGTGAACACCAGAGGGCGCTGCAGGACTGCCTGCTCTCCTTCATGAAGATCCTGCAG AACCTCAGGAGACCTCGTATGCATCCGTTGGCCGTCTTCAGTAAATATGTGCAGTTCATTCAGAAGTACATTACCCACGATGCAGCAACAGCCATTCCCTATCTACAGAAGCATTCCGATATCCTACA GGGCCTCTCGTCAGAGCACCCTGACCTGCTGCTCAAGTCCCTGCTGGCTGGCCTCACCCTGCCTGTGAAGACTGGCTCCTCTGACAGCTCTGCTGAGGACAGAGATG ATGAGTGTTCCTCTGGTTCCCTGCCCCTGGTCAGTATCTCAGCCTCCGTTCCACTGACTGCAGCTGACATGACCAAGTACCTGAAGAAGATCTCCAGGGGAGAAGCCATCGAAG ATGTGCTGGAAGTTCTGACCGAGGTGGAGGACAAGTCCAAGAGGAATCCTGAGATCATCCAGTACTTCACT AATGACCTGCGGAGACTGATGAGTTCTACTGAGGACTTGTGTCGTAACATGGCCTTCAGCCTGGCCCTGCGCTGCATCCAGAACAGCCCGTG TACTGCAGCAGACTTCCTGCCCACCTTCATGTACTGTATGGGCAGCGGGAACTTTGATGTGGTGCAGACAGCGCTTAGGAACCTGCCAGAATACGTGCTGCTCTGTCAAG AGCATGCAGACATCTTACTCCACAAGGCCTTCTTGGTGGGGATCTATGGGCAGATTGACACCAGCTCTATGATCTCTGAGTCCATGAAGGTCCTGCACATGGAGGCAACAACATGA